The Coffea eugenioides isolate CCC68of chromosome 8, Ceug_1.0, whole genome shotgun sequence genome has a segment encoding these proteins:
- the LOC113780368 gene encoding uncharacterized protein LOC113780368 yields MTCAYCKKPGHTMDSCWKKQGKCLKCGSSEHQISGCPKMQEGTTSNARPNTSGGSRPTVPARVYAIGDQPVPNASEVVEGTLPIFHRLAKVLIDPGATHSFVNPSFMSGIDVQPVKLPFDLEVSTPMGNKNVITSLVYKNCEFWIGERKMLVDLISLDIKGYDVIIGMDFLGYHHAKLDCRAKVVEFCIPGEATLRLDVKGRLASSAMISGIRARKMLSKGAQDFLAFLINAPSNQVKLEDVPVVRKFPDVFPEELRTLPPEREVEFKIDLMPRTAPISKTPYRMAPAELKELKIQLQDLLEKVMPFGLTNAPAAFMDLMQRIFKKHLDQFVVVFIDDILIYPKTREEHAKHLGVVLQILREHKLYAKFSKCEFWLTEISFLGHRVSEDGIAVDPAKVEAVMNWKQPETPTEVRSFLGLAGYYRRFIQDFSKIAGPMTELTKKGAKFVWTPKCESKKVWDVF; encoded by the exons ATGACTTGTGCATACTGTAAGAAACCTGGTCATACTATGGATAGCTGCTGGAAGAAGCAAGGAAAGTGCCTGAAATGCGGAAGTAGCGAGCACCAAATTTCTGGGTGTCCAAAAATGCAGGAAGGGACTACTTCGAATGCTAGACCAAACACTTCTGGAGGGAGCCGGCCGACAGTTCCTGCCAGAGTGTATGCTATAGGTGACCAACCTGTACCTAATGCCTCGGAAGTGGTGGAAGGTACACTCCCGATTTTTCACCGATTAGCTAAAGTGTTAATTGACCCTGGTGCAACCCATTCATTCGTTAATCCATCGTTTATGTCTGGAATAGATGTGCAACCTGTTAAATTACCATTCGATCTTGAAGTTAGCACACCCATGGGAAATAAGAATGTAATCACTAGTCTGGTTTATAAGAATTGTgaattctggattggagagcgTAAAATGCTAGTGGATTTGATCAGTCTGGACATAAAAGGTTATGATGTTAtaataggaatggattttctagGCTATCATCATGCTAAACTTGACTGCCGAGCGAAAGTGGTGGAATTTTGTATACCTGGTGAAGCAACCCTGAGGTTAGATGTCAAGGGTAGGTTAGCATCATCCGCTATGATCTCAGGAattcgagctaggaaaatgTTGTCAAAAGGAGCGCAAGATTTCTTAGCTTTCTTGATAAACGCTCCCAGTAACCAAGTGAAGCTGGAAGATGTACCAGTGGTACGGAAATTTCCGGATGTTTTTCCCGAAGAGCTAAGGACTTTACCGCCGGAAAGAGAAGTGGAATTTAAGATTGACTTGATGCCTAGAACGGCTCCAATTTCTAAGACCCCGtatcgaatggctcctgccgagctaaaagagttgaaaattcaattacagGATCTGTTGGAAaaag tcatgccttttggattaacCAACGCACCGGCTGctttcatggacctaatgcagaGAATTTTTAAGAAGCATCTGGACCAATTTGTAGTGGTTTTCATAGATGATATCCTGATTTACCCTAAGACTCGAGAGGAGCATGCTAAGCACCTAGGGGTGGTTTTGCAGATACTAAGAGAACATAAGCTGTATGCCAAAttcagcaagtgtgagttttggttgactGAGATATCTTTTCTAGGACACAGAGTTTCTGAAGATGGAATTGccgtggatccggcaaaagttgaggctGTTATGAATTGGAAACAACCAGAAACTCCAACTGAAGTTAGAAGCTTCTTGGGTTTAGCAGGTTATTATAGGCGATTTATTCAGGATTTCTCGAAAATTGCAGGACCTATGACTGAGCTAACCAAGAAAGGAGCCAAGTTTGTCTGGACTCCGAAGTGCgagtcaa agaaggtttgggatgtgttttaa